One Solanum lycopersicum chromosome 4, SLM_r2.1 DNA window includes the following coding sequences:
- the LOC101245836 gene encoding probable GTP-binding protein OBGM, mitochondrial — protein MSLSQKVLYLKAWQRCLRSPWLIQTYSFSDIVHKKMKLAPLQERRMIDRFRIWAKGGDGGNGCNSIRRSRHDRRGRPDGGNGGRGGDVILECSPTMWDLSALQHHINAKRGGNGSSKNMIGSRGADKVIQVPVGTVIHLVEGELPSAVEKSSSSKLDPWEIPGTVDIDSSEFSTQSISAEQTSSKVEKKIKSSGCRASRAEEYSTPRTQNFGLPTNSRTTCSIASDKFESDDDDLSDWEEESCDEMEDQDGDDIMGTTCEDESEETELIEYNVAELTEQGQRIVVARGGEGGLGNLSMRKASKITQKGANSDDEVSDDYDHASPSVGLPGSEVVLVLELKSIADVGLIGMPNAGKSTLLGALSKAKPVVGDYAFTTLRPNLGNVNYYDFSLTVADIPGLIRGAHENRGLGHAFLRHIERTKVLAYVVDLAAALGDNKGIPPWEQLNDLILELEYYSEGLSDRPSLVVANKVDEDGAEEVYKELKRRVSGVPVFPVSAILEEGVPELKDGLRMLISGEQTHRLQLDGIVLHQDAAHVSI, from the exons ATGTCATTGAGCCAGAAAGTCCTCTACTTGAAGGCTTGGCAAAGATGCTTGCGGTCTCCATGGCTAATCCAAACCTATTCTTTCTCAGACATTGTCCACAAGAAAATGAAGCTTGCTCCTCTACAG GAACGTAGAATGATTGACCGCTTTCGCATATGggccaaaggaggtgatggtgGCAACGGTTGTAACAGTATTCGTCGTAGTCGACATGATCGCCGTGGCAGACCTGATG GTGGGAATGGTGGAAGGGGCGGTGACGTGATATTAGAATGTTCCCCTACAATGTGGGATTTGAGTGCTCTGCAGCATCACATT AATGCAAAGAGAGGCGGAAATGGGTCTTCCAAAAATATGATAGGAAGCAGAGGAGCAGACAAG GTGATCCAAGTTCCTGTGGGTACCGTCATTCATCTAGTAGAGGGTGAACTTCCATCTGCAGTAGAGAAGAGTTCAAGTTCTAAGTTGGACCCTTGGGAGATTCCAGGTACAGTTGATATTGATTCATCAGAGTTTTCTACACAATCAATTTCGGCCGAGCAAACCAGTTCAAAAGTTGAGAAGAAAATCAAATCGAGTGGATGTCGAGCTTCTCGTGCTGAAGAATACTCTACACCGAGGACTCAAAATTTTGGTTTGCCCACCAATTCCCGCACTACGTGCTCAATTGCTAGCGACAAATTCgaaagtgatgatgatgatttgaGTGACTGGGAGGAAGAAAGCTGTGACGAAATGGAAGATCAAGATGGTGATGATATTATGGGAACAACATGTGAAGATGAGTCGGAAGAAACTGAACTTATAGAATATAATGTTGCAGAGTTAACAGAACAAGGCCAACGAATAGTTGTTGCTCGTGGAGGGGAGGGTGGCTTAGGCAATCTGTCTATGAGGAAAGCATCAAAGATTACGCAGAAGGGAGCCAATTCTGATGATGAAGTATCTGATGATTATGATCATGCATCACCAAGTGTTGGCTTGCCTGGCTCAGAGGTGGTACTTGTGCTAGAACTAAAGAGCATTGCTGATGTGGGTCTTATTGGGATGCCAAACGCCGGCAAAAGCACCCTTCTTGGGGCGTTGTCGAAGGCTAAACCAGTTGTCGGTGATTATGCATTCACAACATTGAGGCCTAACTTAGGTAACGTAAATTACTACGATTTTTCTTTAACTGTAGCTGACATCCCAGGACTCATAAGAGGAGCCCATGAGAATCGTGGTCTTGGGCATGCTTTCCTTCGGCACATAGAACGTACAAAAGTTCTAGCCTATGTGGTGGACTTGGCTGCAGCACTGGGTGATAACAAGGGAATACCACCATGGGAACAGCTAAATGACTTGATTTTGGAACTCGAGTACTATTCTGAGGGTTTATCTGATCGACCATCCTTAGTGGTGGCTAACAAAGTTGACGAAGACGGGGCTGAAGAGGTATATAAAGAACTCAAACGCCGTGTATCTGGTGTGCCCGTTTTCCCAGTTAGTGCAATCTTAGAGGAAGGAGTACCAGAACTGAAAGATGGTTTGAGGATGCTTATCAGCGGTGAACAAACACACAGGCTACAATTAGATGGTATAGTTCTTCACCAAGATGCTGCTCATGTGAGTATCTAG
- the MTA gene encoding metallothionein-like protein type 2 A: MSCCGGSCGCGSGCKCGSGCGGCGMYPDMEKSTTFTIIEGVAPINNYGNVEEKAAGEGCKCGSNCTCDPCNC; this comes from the exons atgtcttGCTGTGGAGGAAGTTGTGGTTGTGGATCTGGCTGCAAGTGTGGCAGTGGCTGTGGAGG ATGTGGTATGTACCCGGATATGGAGAAGTCCACTACCTTTACCATCATTGAAGGTGTTGCACCTATCAACAA ttATGGAAATGTTGAGGAGAAAGCAGCTGGAGAAGGATGCAAATGTGGATCAAACTGCACTTGTGACCCTTGCAATTGCTAA